In the genome of Zootoca vivipara chromosome 6, rZooViv1.1, whole genome shotgun sequence, the window CAATTCCCCACGTTTCTAGCCCGGGGTGGAGCTCcgaagactacaactcccatcatccctgcctgtTGCCcttgctggatggggctgataggagttggagtccaacaaaaagCTCCAGCGCAAGGGTTGCCAAACTTCTCACTTGACAATTGCTGAGGGTTTTGATGGAACCCTTACATTATTattctccccgcccccgccccccgccgtTAGGAACCGCAATGCACTGCTTTAACTTTGgttggtttgcttgttttgcaaTGTAGCAGCATGTGAATTTtatgaagtgaaataaaaaacCAGTCGACAAATAGTGGAACTTTATGTTTGCAGATTAAAGGGCAGTTCTGAAAGTGGGAGTCCAGGGCTTGAGGCCTGTGGGATAGGGCCCAATCCAAAACAGATTACCTCCTTCTCGTGTTCAGAAGTACCGGTAGCATAaccaaaatgtgttttctttaagGCCCTGCTGGAATTCTCAGTGATTTATTTACTTCCTGCGTAGCAATGGAGAAAGTTGGGCTCTGCAGCTGGTTTTGAATAAAACAAGTGTATTTTCTCATATGTGTTGCGTATGTCTGAAATTATTCGTATATTGCTTAATTTACTCTGATTTTGCAAAAAGCTGCAAGGCAACATTGGAAAGCTGCCAGCTACAAATTGGTAAGAGTCTGCATAATGTTTGCATATTTAACTGTGGCAACACAGTGCAGTAGAGCTATAGTTCCCTGTGCAAGGTTCGATCCAAGCTAGATTTTTTGCAAGTGGTGACATGAGAAAAGGATGAAAAGAAGAGCAGAAAAGTAAATAGGAGGTTGAAAGTGAGGAGAAGTAAAGGAAACAATATTCGAAGGGATGAAAGGAGAGAGATTAATTTTTCTCCTACATTGAAGTTGCAACAGCTTCACATCACTCATCTGCGTCACAAGCTCAGATGCAACTCTTGGTTGCAACTAATTGTCTTGCCCCTTTTGAAAGGGAGAATGAACATCTTGTTTATTCTCCAGCTGACAACTGCCTACCATAGTTATTTCATGAGGAAAgggtttttattgtatatttatttatttatttagtgcttatatgttgtaaactaccctgtgatcttcagacaaaaggtggcatgtaaataaataaatagcctggGATCTCCTTAATGCAAAAGCAGATTTCCCAACTaatgagctacagtggtaccttggttctcaaatgccttggtactcaaacaacttggaacccaaacactgcagacccagaagtaagtgttccagtttgcgaactttttttggaagccgaatgtgttccattttgagtgccacacttccattttgagtgttacgctgaggtctgtctgtctttgctatttgttttgcgtttttgtttttgaggcttgttttgttttgtttttgtgactgtgtggaacccagttcagctactgattgattgattgattgattgtgtgcctgcagtacattgtttattgctttcattttatggatcggtggtctcgttagatagtaaaatttatgttaaatttctgttttaggggttgtttttaaacaggcataggcaacctgccagatgtttgggactacaattcctatcatccctagctaaccggtgaggtggtcagggatgatgggaattgtagtcccaaacatctggagggccggagtttgcctatgcctgtttttaaaagtctggaacagatcaatccattttgcattactttctatgggaaagcgtgccttggttttggaacactttggttttggaacagacttccagaacggattaagtctgaaaaccaaggtaccactgtacagtctttTGCTCAACCCACAatagcacaggaagctgcccggTACTGAGACAGATTGTTGGTGCTGCCTTTTGTGTGTCTGCATGACGGTAACCTCTGCTTAGCCTCTTGTATTTCagatatatgcatatataattGCTTCCTTTGAAACTGAACCTAAGCTCCTTGCTTGCAGCGTGCGGTGGCATTGAGTCAGCCTTCCCTCTGCATTTGTGGCTCCAGCCAAGTCAGATGGAGAATTCGGACGACAGGACCGAGGTGGTGCTCCTGGCCTGCGGGTCCTTCAACCCCATCACCAACCAGCACCTCCGACTCTTTGAACTGGCAAGAGACCACCTGCATGAAACAGGTAACCCCAGCTGCTCCTTTGAGGACCAGCTCGGAATCCTACTTTATcagtaaaatacagaaatagCTGAAGTAGTTTGCTGGTTTGTgtcatcatttattttttatttcttattggttaggagggaggagggagaaggcaaAGAAAGCTGGTGACAAATAATCTATAAAATATTGTTCAACTGAGCTACCCCTTGGGAAGCTGTTAAGTCTCCACCTTTTGAGTTGCCTTCTTGAAGCACTTATTTCAATACCGGTATTTAACAATATGGCGATTTATTGCACAGCCCTAGTCCTTCGTTCCAACAACCCAACCTCCTGGCTCTTGGCTTTTGTTGCATGCAGGGAGATACAAAGTGGTGAAAGGGATCGTTTCACCTGTGGGTGATGCGTACAAGAAGAAAGGCCTCATCAGCGCTAAGCACCGGGTGACTATGGCGAGGCTCGCAACGGAGAGCTCCGACTGGGTGGAAGTGGATGACTGGGAGAGCAACCAAAAAGAGTGGCAAGAGACCATCAAAGTCCTCAGGTATTGCCAGGGCTGGGTGTGTGCCACTATAGCTCAGCGGTAGCGCACCTGCTTTCCAttcagagggtcccaggttcaatcccaggcatctccaggtagagctgggaatgtccccctgcctgaatccctgcagagccgctgccagtcagtgtagacaacactcaTCTAGATGGAGCAAGGATCTGATTCAGTATACGGCCAACCTTCCAACAAGCTTTTTAAGTGGGGATGTTTCACAGCCTGCATCTGTATTTGAATTACTTTTAGacaatgtttttagatgttttcattgttttaaaaccataccagaccctgtttagctttgcaatgtgctagcagtttttgtttttttgctgcaacaCTAGGTTTTTTATCGTTTGTGTGTTTGCCACGCTGGTCTCCTtagggaggaaggatgggatataaatgcttaataatcctctcctccccctccctttttctttcttttccccctctctattttctcctctctcctccccgcacttctctgccccccccttcaATCCCACATTGCCTCAAACTGACTGGAAATATCTCAAAAATGTCTCAAACTGACTGTAATTGACCTGTATGAAGGATTCCACACTGAACGTACTCTTGTTAGTtatggaacattttttaaaatagaaataaaagcaaatgttcaataatggagatattattgttattgttactttGCTGCTTCCCCTCTCTCTGATTCTAGATTGTAAGTCCCCCTGCAAGCGTCTATTCTCCTCTTGTGTGTTCTAAATCTGGGGTAGAGAGCTGTCTATGGTGCGCTATGTTAGCCTTTGGCAGCCTGCTGCTCTCTAGatagttttggactacagctcccatcagccccatggtCATGGGGGCAAGGTCATGGTAtgtgggagctgatgggagctggagtccaaaacatctggaggacagccaggctggtgaaggctgtGCTGTGTGTTCATGTGGTGCTTTATTTGCAATAGATAAGAATGGGGAGATTTTTTTTCAAGGGATCCGAAAGAGAAAAACATATTACCACTCCCACTTTCGCTTTTTAAAGTCATCCTTTTGTGTCACAGGTATCACCAGCAGAAACTGAAACGTTCATGTCTTGCTAACAGCTTTGATGAAGTAGCTCCTTTGAGCAAAACGGGGCGGAAGAGAAAACGGGAATCGGGCAGGCAAGTCCCCGCCAGCCGGAATCAACCCATAACAAAAGGTTCATTTAATATCAAAATTGTAGTGAGCCAGCCATCTCGTATCCAGCGTTGCTCGGAAATTCTAAGGGGGAAAAACCCAGTGTGGTGTTGAAATCAGTAgtcaaaatcagtgcagttttgaaaggctcagtctgccaaagaattgtgggaagtgGAATTTGTTgaaggtactgagagttgttagaagaccttTTCCCAGAGCCACAGTTCTAAAGGATTGaactatcaatccctcttcccagggaactctgggaattgtagctctgtgaggggaataggggtcttactaacagctctcagcactcttaacaaacaaactacaactcccatggttccTTCGAGGTAACCCGTGACTCTTTAAAATGGCATGACACTGCTTtgaatgtgtagtgcagatgggggccaCTGTTTTTGCACCAGGGACACACAGCTCTCTGGCTTTAGGTCCTAGACCGGGGGAAATGCTGCTGAGCTGCTAAACCAATAATTACTCCTGTCCCTCCCATTTTGCTAGGTGTCCCCCCTCGGCTGAAGTTGCTCTGTGGGACAGACATCTTGGAGTCCTTTGCAGTCCCCAACCTCTGGAAAGCAGAAGACATCGCAGAAATCGTGGCCAACCACGGCATGGTGTGCATTAGCAGGGTGGGGAACGACGCCCAGAAATTCATCTATGAATCCGAGGTGCTATGGAAGCACAAGGAGAGCATCCACATAGTGCAGGAGTGGATTGTCAATGACATCTCTGCCACCAAGATCCGGAGAGCCTTGCGGAGGGGCCAGAGCATCCGATACCTGGTGCCAGACGCAGTTCGAGCTTACATCAAGCAGCACGACCTGTACACTGCAGAGAGCGAAGATCAGAATTCAGGAGTCATCCTCGCTCCGTTTCAGAGATACACGAGGGAGGCCAAAAATAATTGAAGGTGGCCGGGCTGGTCCATAtgggtaggtggggcgctgcctGCCAGCTTCAGTCTTGATTCCTCCAAGCTCCTCTTTGCTGTACACTCTTAGAGAGAGTTCCTGGCTATCACATTCCTCCTCTTTAGTCTCAGTGGTGCCCCTTGTAGAAGACAACAGCAAGGAGGGTGAAGGCAACATTGGGGTGAGTTGactctgtctgtcattggctctggctcagcctatcattggctctggctccactcaCCGCTGGGCTCCCTACCTTacgccccaccagtcccaattgGCAACCAGCTCCCACTGAATTTGAACAGTCCATCTTTagatgggaaagggagggagggagggctggggCAACCTTTGAGAGTTTTATCAGCTTAGAGTTTTATTAGTGTGTTTATCAGCATTGTCACAGTCCCCAAAGCCATCCCCTTGCATGCCAGGGACTGGGGTCTTATGTAGAGTTGCCAGCTGACGTgtcaaaatcacacacacacactttctcagcTTTTCTCAGCATCTTCGTCGGTGGAAACCAGCAAGTGATTTTTTTCATAGCACAATTGCCTGAGAGTGCCTGTGGGTTGAGCTGATGTTGAGGGCACAGGATCTGGCTGCTGGTCGAGAAGTTGCAATTATGTGAACCTGAATCCGAAGCATTGCAGAGTCTTCTACTTATACACACAAACAACAGGCCTGATTGTAATGCACCAGCGCTTCTCTTCTTTAGGACAGGCCTGCAGAACTTTGTGCACTGAGGTTGGACAGAAcccttctgttctttgctgtcccaggcaggcagcaagaCTGGGAGGTTTCTTCAGCCCACCGTGAGCCAGTATATATGACACACTGTGTATCACCTTCAGCTGGGTGGACCAGGAGTTATTCAGGCCTGTCCTGCTGTCCCCTTGAGCTGCTAAGCACCATTATGCAGCCTTTGGCCTCCCCCAGAGGTAAAGTCTGCAGAACAACTGTGACTAAAGGGTGGAATGGACACACCCACTTCTGGTTGAAATCTGGCATCTTGGCAACAAGAGTTGAATGCTTGCTTTATTACTTTGAATTTCATTGATTCTAAGAATATGTGATTGACTACTCTTCCAGTGTGCAAACTGGTCATATAGCCCTTGTCCACTCTAATGCTACCTAGAATTTGAAGTGCCTTGCAGGTTCACCAGCTCCTACATTCACAGAgtggccttctcctcctcttgttcGTTTTACCCCTGCACCTCCTTTCCCAACTGTGTTTTGCAGGTAACAATGATGACTATGAACTGAATGTATCACACTGAACCTGGTGGTCagaattacatttccagcagtttTAATCCTAACCATGGTTAGCTCAAACCAGAGTTTGAACACCCAGTTCCAACCTAGCTGCAGTCTCTGAATTGCAGGTGGCTATGGTAAGCTTTAAGATCAATGCACAGGTAACTATGGCCAGCTCCCAAAGGAAACAGATAAGGGAATATGCGCCCaacagaggaggaagagcaggaaccaATAGGAGGTTTTCAGTCTCCTCTCCAGTTTTCCTCTACATGAATGCATATTGGAGAATGCTTTTCACAGAAAGACTGCATGCCTTTGAATCTTTTAGCTCTGTTGGTTCAGAACCgccaacagaaaagaaaagaaaaatcaacaaaGCTTTGGTCCTCTTAAACTTCCAAAAGAGATTGCACCAGATGCTGCAGCATATATCACCGCCACCCTGAGGTGATGTTATTAAATGATACTGGGATTTGCATGAAGAAAGAATATAGAATATTAGTGAGTAATTTAATTTAGCAGGAGCAAGAATGTTCCGTGTAAaaacaagagaagaagaagaacaggaaaaggaaaaactGTGACAACGTGTTAGCAACCTGCAATTATTGCAGTTCAGCAAAGCAATCACAAGGCGATAATGCATTTATTGTATGTTATATTTTGTAAGATTGGGGAGAATTATCGCATACTAGAGAAAGAACAACGCCCAAGAAAACCTACAAAGGTTACCAGTGTTGTTATGTTTCACATAATGGGTGTAACAGATGAGGATTTGTCTTTATTCAGTTACTGAATGTTCTTGTATAtaacatacatgcacacacaaatacccTTTTCAATTTTTGGTGACTTTCTtgtttacaattattatttttttaaatgaataattaACAGGAACAGAACAGGGTCAAGAGTTTTTTGTTTACAGTCAACTTTCATTGCGAAATCGCACTTTGCCCTCCCCACAGCTGCACAACCAACCCTTTAAAATCATAATGCTGTAGTTTGAgagcgtttgtgtgtgtgcccctgCACTTAACCTCTGCAACGCTAGAGAGGCGCTGTGC includes:
- the NMNAT1 gene encoding nicotinamide/nicotinic acid mononucleotide adenylyltransferase 1 — its product is MENSDDRTEVVLLACGSFNPITNQHLRLFELARDHLHETGRYKVVKGIVSPVGDAYKKKGLISAKHRVTMARLATESSDWVEVDDWESNQKEWQETIKVLRYHQQKLKRSCLANSFDEVAPLSKTGRKRKRESGRQVPASRNQPITKGVPPRLKLLCGTDILESFAVPNLWKAEDIAEIVANHGMVCISRVGNDAQKFIYESEVLWKHKESIHIVQEWIVNDISATKIRRALRRGQSIRYLVPDAVRAYIKQHDLYTAESEDQNSGVILAPFQRYTREAKNN